TTGAGAACGGCTTCGGGATTTTGAGGCAGAGAGATGATGAGGGACAGGATATAATGGATCACATCGCCCCTTTGCTTGGCGTGGAGTTGCTGTCGTGTGATATTTTCCGTCTCCTCGAATTTTGTCCTGATCTTTTCGAGCCATCGAATCTCGCCGCTGAAAGAACCGTCTTTAAACTGGTCTGTCACATCGGCCGTCGCCCCGCCACTGGACAGGTGTCTGTGGTCGTGGTCTGCCAAGGCAAGCTTGGCCGCGGCTTGATACTCCGCACCGATCTCTATAGTTTCGCTACGGGTATAGCTCCTCAAGGCTGTAAGACCAAAGAAATGATCGATGAGATAGTTTCTTTTCTGGCCCTTTGAATCGGTGAGAAATATGTAGAGTTCCTTTTCCGCTCTCGTTGTCGCTACGTAGATATTGTTTAGTTCGTCAAGCAGGTAATCGGCCTCTCGCTTTTGATACATGGCATTGAGTTTCGGCGAGACGTCTCTAAAATCCTTTTTGATATAGAAGGACTTGAGCGCTCCCCCTTCGGCTGCGAAGTATTTCGTCTTGTCTCTCTCCTCGGAGGCGCCGAAGGAATTGAGTTTTACGAGTGGGAGGATGACTACAGGAAATTGCAATCCTTTGGCTTTGTGAATTGTCATAACCTTAATGGCATCCACGGCGTCCGAGGCCTTGAGCAGAAAGGCCTTTTCCGCATCGGATACGCTCATGAAGAGATTCTTAGGGTCGTCGGCGAGAGTTCTCAAAAGGGCGTTCAGGTTGTTCTCACCCGAATCCTCCCTGTTCTTTATGAATTCGCAGATATGAAGAAAATAAGGGATATCGTGAGGGAAATGTTCAAAGACGGACCATCTCTTTATAAAAAGGACCGTGAATTCGTAAAGCGGCAGATAACCCGATCGCGAGAAAAATTCCTCGAAGTATTGATCCCAGATTTTGGGGTAATCTTGCCGAAAGATGCTGTAAAGCGGCCAGGATAGTTGATCTGTACGTTTGTTCGTGAGCCACTCCACGATTTCTGCGTGGGCGATGCCTGTTCTTTTCTGAAAAATATTCCCCGTTGTGAAGGAGGCAAAGGATAGGTCATCATCGGGGGTGCTGATGAAGCTGAGAAAGGCGAGCAATTCTTTCACCAGCAGATTGTTCTTTACGTTGACCGTGAGTTCCGATTCCACGTTGAGGCCCATTTCAAGGAGCGTTTTTACAATGAGCCGGGCTTCGTCTTTTCTGCGAACGAGAATCGCGATTTCTCTATCCTGAAACACCCCTCGTGCGCGAATGCGCTCTATGAGTGCTTTCAGCTTTTGCGCGACAACGTCACCCCGTTCTTTCATTGTAAAGGTTGTCCGTATCGTCTCTTCGTCGTCTTTGAGGGCTACCTTCTCGATACGGACATACCCTTCATTCTCCTTGTCTTTCAAGGGGTACTGCTCCGAATCACGATAAGCCTTAAGGATCCGCTCGCTTGTTTGCTCCTCATGCTCTCCGAGTACGGCATTGACGAGGCCTCGCAGGTTGTCACAGGCGAAAACCACGTTGTTGAGAAAGACAATATGCCCGGCGCTGCGGTAATTGGTTCTCAGGACTTGTTCATCGACTTTGTAGGCCCTATAGTGTGCGGCCACTTCATCGACAAGCTCCGCCTCGCCCCCGCGCCACCGGTAGATGGCCTGTTTCTTGTCACCCACGAGGAAAAGAGTGCCTCCCCGTGCAATCGCTTCTTCGGTAAGGACTTCGATGTTTTGCCATTGGAGATGATTCGTGTCCTGGAATTCATCGATGAGAAAGTGGGTGTACCGTTCCGCCAGGGTATAATATATTTCAGGCACGAAACCCCTTTCATGGATCACATCCTGCAATAGCCTGTTTAATTGTTCAATGAGAACGAGCCGTTTTCTATAGGTGATTTCTGTCCTCAGCATATCCTTGAAGAGCTTGTATATTTCCACGTAAGGGATGAATTTGGATTGAGCCGCTGCTTCCACAAAAGGGATCCGAAGGCTCATGATATCCCGCCAGAGATCTTGTTCATCGCTTTTTACCGCGGCGCTCCCCTTCTTGAAACACGCGTCGAGCTCGTCCCGGTCGAAAGTAGCGCCTCTACCGGGCTGATTGCCTTTGATTAAGATGCATGAATCGAGGGCCTTGAGAAAATCGGTCCTGGGGATAAGCTTAGGGTTGCCCGTAACAGTGTCTTTCAGGATTCTTGCTTGAGCCTGGATCCGTTCTCTGAGTCGTGCTGTCTTGGCGAGAGAATCCGGGTCAATCACAAAGCTCTTGTTTTCTCTCGATTCCTGATCCCAGAAGTCCGCTATAATCTCTTTCAACACCTCTTTGGGTGACCAGCTCACGTTGTCGCCTTCTGTTTCGATATAATTATCGATGAACCGGTCAAATTTCAAACGGACCGCGCGGTCTTCGGAGATTTTCTGAAGACATTCCTTGAGCACGAGGTCAATCATGGAGGAGGATTCGAGTGAGACGTCGAATACGGGCGGAAGGTTGAGCTTAAACGCGGAGGCCTTAAGGATAAGGTTCACAAAACTGTCTATGGTGCTCACGTTGAAACTGTAATAGTTCTTCAGCAGGTCGTTAAAATCTTTCTCGATGGCGCCTTTGAGAGCGTTTCTGAGAAAGGCGGCTCCATTGTGTCCGGGTTCGGATGAAGGGGGGGACGCTATTTTGATCCATTCGTTTTCAACTATCTCATCGAGCGCTTTCAGGCTCAGGTTCTCGAAAGGGATATCGAGGATAATCCTTTTCATCCAGTCGATGATTCGGCCGCGCATCTCTTGCGCGGCTTTATTTGTGAAGGTGATGGCCACGAGGTTGGCGATACGGCTTTTTGTGGGTTTTCCGCTCAGGATGTCAAGGAGGAGGAGAACGATATAGTGCTGGGCCAGCCTGTAGGTTTTTCCCGCCCCGGCAGACGATCTGACCGTGATGATCTGTGGAAGCCCCGATGCCGGCCCGTCCTCTTTCATGCAGCACGACTTCTAATGATAATCCTGCTCCTGGGTGATGGCGGCGAGTGCCCAGTTCTCCCCCCCCACCTTTCTGGTAAACGTCCAGTATTCGAGAAATTTTACCGGGTCCGTGGGACTTCCCGCAATCACATTCCCTGTTGTTTCGTCCACATTATAATCGAGGAGACTCGCGAGGAACTTTATCGTTATGTACTCTTCTCCCTGATCCTGTACTGCGTCGACAATGTCCACCTGCCGGACGGCGATATTTTCAAGACGGTTGAACTCTTTGTTGGATATAAAATTGTTGAGGTCCATCTGAAACGTATCGAGCATCTGCGGCGAGAGAAGATGAGACACACCTCTTAAATCACGTTTGGTCCACGCGCCCTGTATCTTAAAGAAGATATCGGACGCGACTTCCTTGAACGCGTTTTCGTTAAATGCAGGGTCCATCTGGCTGATATGTCTTAAGCCGGTAGCGATTATGTCCTGGTGCCCCTCAGGCGTGTATGTGGAGGGACCGTACGAAGGTGAGTCGTACGCAGAGGAGGCATAGACGCCTGCATCAGCCCCGCCCACCTCAATGGCCTTTCTCGCCCGGTAGCGTTTTACAAGAGAATACACGATCCCCACGATAATAAGGATGACAATGAAGTCGCCGAATCCGAATCCGCCGCCTCCCCAACCCTGGTTATAGCCGCCTCCTCCGAAAAGCATATTGCCGATCATGCCGCCGAAAAGACCTCCACCGAGCCCGTACAGAAAGCTCTTCCCGGGGCTATTCGGTCCACTCATGGGGGAGCGATCAGACGCGCCCGGCTCACTCTGCTGCGCGGGTGACTGGTAAGGCGCCGAGGTAGCTCCGCGGTAGGAACCGCTTGATCTCATCCCTCCTCCCGAGGACCTGCCCCCGCCCGCCCGAGCGTAGGCTGTGGTATGGAGCACCATAACTGTGAGGAAGAAAATGGCCACAACAATAGCAAGTGCTTTGAGAACCCCTTTACATGCCCCGATCATGGGAGGCCTCCTGTGCGTGCAGATTGAACTCCAGAATATCATAATCGTACAGAGGGAGTCAAAACCTGGGCGCGGCCCGCCCTACGATTGACTTTCAAGCCCCTTTATCCAAAATTAGTCGCACGATCGGCTGCAGGCAAGAATTAAGAATCCATAGAGCCGGAATGATCGTTTGCGAAGATTCATATCGATAGCGCGGCTTTTCCCTCTGGTTTGTCCATTCTCGGGAGGGCTCACGCGGCCCCAACCGATAATTCTTGTAAAATGTCGACCTGACAGGTATAATCAGGGAAATTTGACGGGGTGACGGTATGAAGATCAGGTTTTTGGGCGCTGCACGAAGGGTCACGGGATCATGCTACCATCTTACGTCCGGTGATACGCAAATCCTTGTAGATTGCGGCATATATCAAGGCAAGGACGCCGATGAGATAAACAGCCGGTCGTTTGAGTTCGATCCAGGCAAGATTCGCTACCTCCTTCTGACCCACGCCCACCTCGATCATTCAGGGCTTATACCCAAGCTCGTGAAAGACGGTTTCAAAGGAAGGATACTTACCACTTCGGCCACAGCGGAACTGGCCGAGGTTATGCTCTACGATTCGGCCCATATTCAGGAGAAGGACGCCGAGTGGCTGACGAAGAAGTTAATGCGAACGGGCAAGGATGCTGTTATTGAGCCACTCTACACTACCGAGGATGTCGCCCACTGCCTGGGCTTTTTCGATAAGAAAAATTACGAGACCATAGAGAACCTGAACGATACGATACGTTACCGTTTCATCGACGCGGGCCACATTCTGGGCTCAGGCACGCTGGAGCTCTGGTACAAGGATAGCGAAAAAGAGAAAAAGATTGTTTTTTCCGGCGACATCGGGAAGAACGGAAACCCTATTATCAAAGATCCTGAGCATGTGACCGAAGCCGACTACGTGCTCACCGAATCGACCTACGGCAACAGGTTCCACAAGAGTCTCGACGAGAGTATAGAAGAGCTTCAACAGGCCGTAAAGGAGACCTTCCGAAAGGGCGGGAACGTCCTCATCCCGGCCTTTGCCGTAGGCAGGACCCAGGACATCCTCTACATTCTGAACCTGCTCGTGAAGGAGGGAAAACTCCATGATCTCGACGTGTACGTGGACAGCCCGCTCGCGGACAAGGCCACAAAGATTTATATGGCACACCCGGAGTTCTTTGACGCCGAGGCATTGAGCCTCTTCAAGTTCAAAAGCACGGAAGGTATGAAGCTCCATTTTACTACTACGGTAGAGGAATCGCAGAAAATAAACAAGATAAAATCTGGCGCTATTATCATAGCCGGCAGTGGCATGTGCGAGGGTGGCCGTATCCGTCATCACTTCAAGCACAATATCTGGAGACCAGAATGCAGCGTCGTATTTACCGGGTATCAGGCGGCAGGGACCCTCGGTAGACACATAATAGACGGAGCCAGGCATGCCCACATTCTCGGAGAGGATATGGCCATACGGGCAAAGATATATACTA
The Syntrophorhabdaceae bacterium genome window above contains:
- a CDS encoding Tim44 domain-containing protein; the encoded protein is MIGACKGVLKALAIVVAIFFLTVMVLHTTAYARAGGGRSSGGGMRSSGSYRGATSAPYQSPAQQSEPGASDRSPMSGPNSPGKSFLYGLGGGLFGGMIGNMLFGGGGYNQGWGGGGFGFGDFIVILIIVGIVYSLVKRYRARKAIEVGGADAGVYASSAYDSPSYGPSTYTPEGHQDIIATGLRHISQMDPAFNENAFKEVASDIFFKIQGAWTKRDLRGVSHLLSPQMLDTFQMDLNNFISNKEFNRLENIAVRQVDIVDAVQDQGEEYITIKFLASLLDYNVDETTGNVIAGSPTDPVKFLEYWTFTRKVGGENWALAAITQEQDYH
- a CDS encoding UvrD-helicase domain-containing protein; the protein is MKEDGPASGLPQIITVRSSAGAGKTYRLAQHYIVLLLLDILSGKPTKSRIANLVAITFTNKAAQEMRGRIIDWMKRIILDIPFENLSLKALDEIVENEWIKIASPPSSEPGHNGAAFLRNALKGAIEKDFNDLLKNYYSFNVSTIDSFVNLILKASAFKLNLPPVFDVSLESSSMIDLVLKECLQKISEDRAVRLKFDRFIDNYIETEGDNVSWSPKEVLKEIIADFWDQESRENKSFVIDPDSLAKTARLRERIQAQARILKDTVTGNPKLIPRTDFLKALDSCILIKGNQPGRGATFDRDELDACFKKGSAAVKSDEQDLWRDIMSLRIPFVEAAAQSKFIPYVEIYKLFKDMLRTEITYRKRLVLIEQLNRLLQDVIHERGFVPEIYYTLAERYTHFLIDEFQDTNHLQWQNIEVLTEEAIARGGTLFLVGDKKQAIYRWRGGEAELVDEVAAHYRAYKVDEQVLRTNYRSAGHIVFLNNVVFACDNLRGLVNAVLGEHEEQTSERILKAYRDSEQYPLKDKENEGYVRIEKVALKDDEETIRTTFTMKERGDVVAQKLKALIERIRARGVFQDREIAILVRRKDEARLIVKTLLEMGLNVESELTVNVKNNLLVKELLAFLSFISTPDDDLSFASFTTGNIFQKRTGIAHAEIVEWLTNKRTDQLSWPLYSIFRQDYPKIWDQYFEEFFSRSGYLPLYEFTVLFIKRWSVFEHFPHDIPYFLHICEFIKNREDSGENNLNALLRTLADDPKNLFMSVSDAEKAFLLKASDAVDAIKVMTIHKAKGLQFPVVILPLVKLNSFGASEERDKTKYFAAEGGALKSFYIKKDFRDVSPKLNAMYQKREADYLLDELNNIYVATTRAEKELYIFLTDSKGQKRNYLIDHFFGLTALRSYTRSETIEIGAEYQAAAKLALADHDHRHLSSGGATADVTDQFKDGSFSGEIRWLEKIRTKFEETENITRQQLHAKQRGDVIHYILSLIISLPQNPEAVLNRCIDAGIAKYCFHPFRQDVEQVILNLFRDTGFKRFFETSGDTRVFTEKEVIDEKGNAFKIDRIIVSGDCVDIVDFKSGEGRSQEHHEQMNRYAELMKKIYPAHTVRAHLLYIEENKIINI
- a CDS encoding MBL fold metallo-hydrolase, which codes for MKIRFLGAARRVTGSCYHLTSGDTQILVDCGIYQGKDADEINSRSFEFDPGKIRYLLLTHAHLDHSGLIPKLVKDGFKGRILTTSATAELAEVMLYDSAHIQEKDAEWLTKKLMRTGKDAVIEPLYTTEDVAHCLGFFDKKNYETIENLNDTIRYRFIDAGHILGSGTLELWYKDSEKEKKIVFSGDIGKNGNPIIKDPEHVTEADYVLTESTYGNRFHKSLDESIEELQQAVKETFRKGGNVLIPAFAVGRTQDILYILNLLVKEGKLHDLDVYVDSPLADKATKIYMAHPEFFDAEALSLFKFKSTEGMKLHFTTTVEESQKINKIKSGAIIIAGSGMCEGGRIRHHFKHNIWRPECSVVFTGYQAAGTLGRHIIDGARHAHILGEDMAIRAKIYTIGGFSAHADQAELIEWLSTFTNKPEVFIVHGEESTALEFEKIVHEKLGLSTYVPHLGEELEI